One segment of Zonotrichia albicollis isolate bZonAlb1 chromosome 4, bZonAlb1.hap1, whole genome shotgun sequence DNA contains the following:
- the KDELR3 gene encoding ER lumen protein-retaining receptor 3, which yields MNIFRILGDVSHLLAIIILLLKIVKSKSCAGISGKSQILFALVFTTRYLDLFTNFISVYNTVMKVIFLICAYVTVYMIYVKFRKTFDSENDSFRLEFLLVPVTGLSFLENHSFTPLEILWTFSIYLESVAILPQLFMISKTGEAETITTHYLFFLGLYRALYIANWVWRYHTENFYDQIAVVSGVVQTIFYCDFFYLYVTKVLKGKKLSLPMPV from the exons ATGAACATCTTCCGCATCCTGGGGGATGTCTCCCACTTGTTGGCCATCATTATTCTCCTGCTGAAGATTGTGAAGTCCAAGTCCTGCGCTG GAATCTCTGGGAAGAGCCAGATACTTTTTGCCCTCGTCTTCACAACCCGCTATCTGGACCTGTTCACGAATTTCATCTCTGTCTATAACACCGTGATGAAG GTCATTTTTTTGATTTGTGCCTACGTCACCGTGTATATGATCTACGTGAAATTCCGAAAAACGTTTGACAGCGAGAACGACTCCTTCCGCCTCGAGTTCCTGCTGGTGCCTGTCACAGGCCTGTCATTTCTGGAGAATCACAGCTTCACCCCCTTGGAG ATACTCTGGACCTTCTCCATCTACCTGGAGTCCGTGGCTATCCTTCCTCAGCTCTTCATGATCAGCAAGACAGGGGAAGCAGAGACCATCACGACACACTACCTTTTCTTCCTGGGCCTCTACCGTGCCCTCTACATTGCCAATTGGGTCTGGCGCTACCACACAGAGAATTTCTACGACCAGATCGCTGTTGTCTCCGGGGTGGTACAAACCATCTTCTACTGCGACTTCTTCTATCTCTATGTCACCAAAG TCCTAAAAGGAAAGAAGCTAAGCCTTCCCATGCCTGTTTGA
- the LOC102068212 gene encoding uncharacterized protein LOC102068212, which produces MSKPFRIFGLMMMVYPESQGLQGDDDNDGGDDDSKESGNSCHSDVPSPLCKSSDSTDENKTEDLGEPTFFVTPGDSYMVKDKQVGLAKHAVELEKEDQELQEPFYKDMGISGRLDGDEEPSPTYHLPGHQRLPAPQKAGTAPSGFHDSFQHSSGQHLGTEAAATQAHASDHFVGHPESTTGAEPHVLHGEDGEDRQSLSLQPTYNLLWQENSMLRSENEMFRSANIMLAAENFTLRQAFKELTKDRAVFMAEDVVLREEYDVLREQYDRLGGENDALRKDNVMVRRMFQTFQNNLKRQVCMVASLQDQLKASQAEREREVQELQSLVQETECHLQIMTQRALNAETNMERLKQKIFILQGQLERCKLGNENLRTDWSRSSETELILHQAKPPRAHNGQRCLPQVVPASEMLPIVTEVLESTRKILKF; this is translated from the coding sequence ATGTCGAAGCCATTTCGCATCTTTGGGCTAATGATGATGGTCTACCCAGAATCTCAGGGTTTGCAAGGTGATGATGACAATGATGGTGGTGATGATGACAGCAAAGAATCAGGGAACTCCTGTCATTCTGATGTTCCTTCACCCTTGTGCAAGAGCAGCGACAGCACAGATGAAAATAAGACAGAGGATCTGGGAGAACCAACATTTTTCGTAACTCCTGGGGACTCTTACATGGTGAAAGATAAACAGGTGGGGTTGGCCAAGCATGCAGTGGAGCTTGAGAAGGAAGATCAGGAGCTTCAGGAGCCATTTTACAAAGACATGGGAATATCTGGCAGATTGGATGGAGATGAGGAGCCCAGCCCAACCTACCACCTTCCTGGGCATCAGCGGTTGCCTGCCCCCCAAAAGGCTGGTACAGCACCAAGTGGCTTCCATGACTCtttccagcacagctcaggccAGCACTTGGGGACAGAGGCCGCTGCCACACAGGCCCATGCCAGTGACCATTTTGTGGGACACCCAGAGAGCACCACGGGAGCGGAGCCCCACGTGCTGCACGGGGAGGACGGCGAGGACAGacagtccctgtccctgcagccaacCTACAACTTGCTGTGGCAGGAGAACAGCATGCTCAGGTCGGAGAACGAAATGTTCAGGAGCGCAAACATCATGCTCGCAGCGGAGAACTTCACACTCAGGCAGGCGTTCAAAGAGCTCACGAAGGACAGGGCTGTGTTCATGGCCGAGGACGTGGTGCTCAGGGAGGAATACGACGTGCTCAGGGAGCAGTATGACAGGCTCGGGGGTGAGAATGATGCACTCAGGAAGGACAATGTCATGGTCAGGAGAATGTTCCAGACCTTCCAGAACAACTTGAAGAGACAGGTGTGCATGGTGGCGAGCCTGCAGGATCAGCTGAAGGCCAGCCAGGCTGAGCGGGAGAGGGAAGTCCAAGAGCTCCAATCCTTAGTCCAGGAGACTGAATGTCATCTTCAGATAATGACCCAGCGGGCTCTGAATGCTGAAACAAACATGGAGAGGCTGAAGCAGAAGATCTTTATTCTCCAAGGACAGCTGGAGAGATGCAAGCTGGGGAATGAAAACCTGAGAACAGACTGGTCTAGAAGCAGTGAAACAGAACTTATACTTCACCAGGCAAAACCCCCACGAGCTCATAATGGGCAAAGATGCCTCCCTCAGGTAGTTCCTGCCTCAGAAATGCTGCCCATTGTTACTGAGGTCCTCGAATCCACCAGAAAAATTCTCAAATTTTAA
- the KCNJ4 gene encoding inward rectifier potassium channel 4 has protein sequence MTERAMGSVRVNRYSIVSTEEDGHKVSTLGSMNGHSRNGKGHAPRRKHRNRFVKKNGQCNVYFANLSNKSQRYMADIFTTCVDTRWRYMLMIFSAAFLVSWLFFGFLFWCIAFFHGDLNAPAVAGSPSLLKPCIMHVNSFLGAFLFSVETQTTIGYGFRCVTEECPLAIMAVVVQSIVGCVIDSFMIGTIMAKMARPKKRAQTLLFSHHAVISVRDGKLCLMWRVGNLRRSHIVEAHVRAQLIKPYMTEEGEYLPLDQRDLNVGYDVGLDRIFLVSPIIIVHEIDEESPLYGIGKEELETENFEIVVILEGMVEATAMTTQARSSYLASEILWGHRFEPVVFEEKNHYKVDYSRFHKTYEVAGTPCCSARELQESKMTILPSPPPPSAFCYENELALVSQDEDEDDDEVGVVLGGNTKEEGGIIQMMDFGSHLDLERLQATLPLDTISYRRESAI, from the exons ATGACCGAGCGAGCCATGGGCAGCGTCCGGGTCAATCG GTACAGCATTGTCTCCACCGAGGAGGATGGACACAAGGTCTCTACGCTGGGCAGCATGAACGGGCACAGCCGGAACGGCAAGGGCCATGCTCCCCGGCGGAAGCACCGCAACCGCTTCGTGAAGAAGAACGGCCAGTGCAACGTTTACTTTGCCAACCTGAGCAACAAATCCCAGCGCTACATGGCCGACATCTTCACCACCTGTGTGGACACGCGCTGGCGGTACATGCTGATGATCTTCTCCGCCGCCTTCCTGGTCTCCTGGCTCTTCTTCGGCTTCCTCTTCTGGTGCATCGCCTTCTTCCACGGCGACCTCAATGCACCGGCCGTGGCAGGTAGTCCCTCTCTGCTCAAGCCCTGCATCATGCACGTGAACAGCTTCCTGGGGgcttttcttttctcagtggagaCACAGACAACCATCGGGTACGGCTTCCGCTGCGTGACTGAGGAGTGCCCGCTGGCCATCATGGCAGTTGTGGTGCAGTCCATCGTGGGCTGCGTGATTGACTCCTTCATGATTGGCACCATCATGGCCAAGATGGCAAGGCCCAAGAAGAGGGCCCAGACCCTCCTCTTCAGCCATCATGCCGTCATCTCGGTGCGGGATGGCAAACTGTGTCTCATGTGGAGGGTGGGCAACCTGAGGAGGAGTCACATCGTGGAGGCCCATGTCCGAGCCCAGCTCATCAAGCCCTACATGACGGAGGAAGGGGAATACCTCCCCCTGGACCAGCGGGACCTAAACGTGGGCTACGATGTGGGTCTGGATCGTATATTTTTGGTCTCACCCATTATTATCGTTCATGAGATTGATGAGGAGAGCCCCCTCTATGGGATTGGCAAGGAAGAGCTGGAGACAGAGAATTTTGAGATTGTGGTTATTCTGGAGGGGATGGTGGAAGCCACAGCCATGACCACACAGGCACGAAGCTCTTACCTTGCTAGCGAAATCCTTTGGGGTCATCGCTTTGAACCGGTTGTGTTTGAGGAGAAGAACCACTACAAAGTGGATTACTCGCGCTTTCACAAGACATATGAGGTAGCTGGCACACCTTGCTGCTCAGCCCGGGAGCTGCAAGAGAGCAAGATGACCATCCTACCTTCTCCACCACCTCCCAGTGCCTTCTGCTACGAGAATGAGCTGGCACTTGTCAGTCAAGATGAAGACGAAGATGATGATGAAGTGGGTGTAGTGTTAGGGGGCAACACCAAGGAGGAGGGAGGTATCATCCAGATGATGGATTTTGGAAGCCACCTGGACCTGGAGCGGCTCCAGGCAACTCTGCCTCTAGATACAATCTCATACCGCAGGGAATCAGCCATCTAA